The nucleotide sequence GATAGCGTCCCCACTACTTCATGGGAAACAGCTGGTAAACGAGCCGTGCGCCACTTCCAAGCCCTACGGCTGGAAGGCAAGTTGACTTTGGGCATTAGTGCCTATAACTTTACAATTTCGCCGCGCGATGTGCAGAAAACCGGCCTGATTATTAAACAGCGCCTTAAGAAGACCGGCAGTTCAGTGCGACTCATCCCTAATACTGAGAGCGCCCTCAACACTGCACAAGTGCTCCATAACAAGCTCGGAACAGCCGCCAATAAGCATGAGTTGATCGTGAGTGCCACCAGCGCTGGCCAAACGCTCTTGGCCCTCACCAAGCACGTGCAAGATATCGAGGCTTACACTTTTCGTGACCGCAGCCGCCCAAAGCGCGACGCTTATGTTGGTATGCTGCCACCAAAACTCGCTCAGACCATGATTAACCTCGTAGGCGCCCAGAAAAAGGCGCCCTCTCGCCTTCTCGACCCCTTCTGTGGTACCGGTGTTGTACTGCAAGAAGCCGCTTTACTTGGCTATGAAGTTTACGGCACTGATATCAGTGATAAAATGGTTCGCTATACCCAGGAAAATCTCGACTGGCTCCAGCGAACACA is from Verrucomicrobiia bacterium and encodes:
- a CDS encoding methyltransferase domain-containing protein; this encodes MTICILGRQPGLALAELESVFGSAKITPVAPNVAVLDIPVAEVLQRPLGGVMKIGEIIDSVPTTSWETAGKRAVRHFQALRLEGKLTLGISAYNFTISPRDVQKTGLIIKQRLKKTGSSVRLIPNTESALNTAQVLHNKLGTAANKHELIVSATSAGQTLLALTKHVQDIEAYTFRDRSRPKRDAYVGMLPPKLAQTMINLVGAQKKAPSRLLDPFCGTGVVLQEAALLGYEVYGTDISDKMVRYTQENLDWLQRTHRISFHYTAEQADATTATWKPPVDAVVCETYLGKPLSSEPSAETLAAIKHECHTITKKFLENLTPQIAAGTRLCIAVPAWHTKKGIEHISTLDDLKNIGYNRIDFIHASREEMIYHREGQIVGRELLVLIKE